Part of the Lolium rigidum isolate FL_2022 chromosome 6, APGP_CSIRO_Lrig_0.1, whole genome shotgun sequence genome, CTTACATCTTCAACTGTCGCGCTTACGCTCTGCTCGTATCGCCGGTACAGGTGCACAAGCTTGTGATCAGTTTTCTCTTCCTAGTCCTCATCAGTACCCTGCATCACGCACAAAGATTTTGACGTTACGCAGTTaagcggccacgtcggcagagCAGCATGCCGAATAGTCCAGAAACTTCACCCTTTTGACGCGAGAATGATGTGTTTGCTTTTTTCATCTACAAGAGACTGTAAAAGACAGGGGTTTCTCCCAGGTGCCATAGAAAATACAGCACTCTGTCAAACTCAAGTGTTATGTATTTACAGCTGCAGAATGTTGCGTAATTAACAAAGCTGCAGTTACTCTGTTACTTGACAGATAGCAGCACTGCATCTCTCTTGGTTGAGGGACGACGAGAACACGAAGAGATACAGGATTGCCTAGCCACGAGTATGGAACTACGTACATGGCGAGTTTATGAACAATGGGATGGGCAGGAGCACCACACACGCACACACCACTCCTTATCTAGCACACTCGCGCCATCACCTGTCCGCATCTCCCAAGCTATTGCGCAGGATCATGGCGCACTGCGCGACGGCCCCACCGGCACGGAGAGAGCAGAGGCGCCACTCGGGTGATCGTCGGAGAACTCTCTTGCCGACATCTCCCATGAACAGTACAGACACGGGCAACACGTACCGGCGGAGACGCCGATCGGTTCAGCGACAGAtggccggcgacgacggcgctggcggccagagcctggagaaggtggaggagacggcgatgCCGGCCATGTTGAGCCCCTTGACGCCGCCCCAGTCCGGCACGGGCACCCACCGCCACTCGGCGCTCGCCGGGTCGTACGAGAGCCACACCAGGTCCCAGGCGCCCCTGCAGTTGGAGATGAGGATGAGCCTGATCACGCCCTCCCGCTCCGCCAGCAGCCCCGTCATCACGGCGTACGGCTTCCTGAACCCTTCCACCAGCTCGGCCGGCACCGTGGACACCAGCTGCCAGTCGCCCCCGACCTCCGGCCCGAACCCGTACAGCTCCACGCCCGCCACCACCTTCGTCCGGGCCTCCACCGCCGTCGACCGGACCACCACCGCGCTCCCGTCGCCGTACACGTGCAGCCGGTCGCCGTGCCCGCCCAGGTTGTGCGGGAaccgcggccggaagaagaccggCCGGTCCGCGCCCGGGCCCGAGTACACCATCACGCAGTCCGGTCCGGCGTGGGCCGCGCAGAGGTACGTGCCGTCCGGGCCTGCCGGtgcggaggggccggccaccagcGCCGCCTCCGATGACCGCCACGTGTCCGTGTCGGACTGGTACTCGAACAGGAATGGCGTGTTGTTCACCAGCTCCGCGAACATAAACCTTCCGAGTGAGAGAAATTTCCACGCATCAGATTATTGTTAAACATATAAGTACAGTGACAGTCAAATTACTACTCGAATTAACTTCGGTTTTTTTCAGCGCTGTGATGGAGTGCGGAAAGCGTCAAGGTTCTGCTTAGTGTGGCCTGCAAGATTGCCGGAATCCTCCTCCGGGAGAAAAGGACGCGTACCTAAACCGGTTCGATCCGGGGGGATCGGCGACGAGCTTGAGCCCGAAGCGACGCCAGGAGGAGGTGCCGCGCGGGCCCAGCGGGGACGGCGGCAGGCGGCGGGCGGACTGGGACGAGAGGTCGACCACGACGAGCTCGCGGCGCCCGTTGGCGGCGAAGAGGAAGGAGCTGCCGGACGCGGCGAGGAAGTAGAGGTCCTCCCCGGGGGGCACGGCGGGGGAGATGATGTCGGAGACGGGGATGCGGAACCAGCGGCCGGACGGCCCGTGGAAGCCCCGCAGCGCCGCGCCGCGGGgcgggagcttcttgaagatGAGCAGCCACGCGGCCGCGGGCGCCGGGCCGGACGAGGCGGAGGAGAGGTGGTAGAAGCGCCGGAAGTCGGCGGAGGAGATGAGGTGGGACAGGGGACGGGCCACGGAGCGGACGCGGAGCAGCTCGGGAAGCGCGAGCCGGATGAGGATCTCGTGGAGGAGCTCCGACGGCAGGAGCAGCAGGGTCCCGAGGGCCGTGCTTGCCGGGGAGGGGTGGTGCTCGCCGGCGAGGTGGTGGTCGGACATGGGAGGGTTTGTTTCGGTTTATTTTCTTGGGGATTGGGGGATTGTTATTCGTTTGGGGTACTACTGGTTCGCGGGGTTTTGCCTTTTATACAGCTTCCCCGACGGTTTAATTGGTTGCTTGACCCTGATGCGCTAAATCTGCATTTCATCTGCTTTGGAGTTTCTTTTCCTTCTCGACTTGTGGCTCAGATGAAAAGGATGTGTTTGTAGGGCTAGCCTCACTTTTGTATAGATGAAATGACAAAAAGAAAATTGTGTTCTGTGCTGATGAGTGGGCGATGCGTGATCCCACTACAATGGTTCACGTCGAATGTGATGTTTGCCCCGTGAGTTAATTTTATTAGATATCCAAATGATGCTGGATTGACGATGCTTTAGCGCCACCGCACATAGAGATACTACAAAACCAACTCACAAGCCGAGTCTTCTTCGAGGGATACGAAATTTGCTTCTAGACGTCTAGACAAGAATTAGATTGTGGTGACATGTGATACTTCCAAATTCTCATTGGCATATGCAACAAGATGAATCAGAGTGTCTCCAACGACTGGTGGGGCATCGGAGACGGTAAAAAGAAGCTCCAATTGAGGTGTTGGGACTCGTTGACGACACCTAAGTTTCTGGGAGGGATTGGATTGAGAGAATTTAGCATGTTTAACCAGGCTATGCTCGAAGCAGTGCTGCCGGCTTGTGACTGATCCTTATTCTTTGTGTGCAAGAGTCCTCAATGGTAGATACTTTTCGAACatcgcactagtaggaaaagcctcatcagtggcgcacgaaaaatggattctgtggcgcatgggaggtgcgccacagaaacgtcgccacaaaaataaggtttctgtggcgcacctgctcatgcgccaccgaattaaggtttctgtggcgcacgtgttcttaggtgcgccacggaaaagcgtgcgccacgaattggtttttagtgcgccacggaatttgcttgtattatacacgattttgtgctgcccgctatacacatacacatgcggtttatagacagcaatacggatacacggatACACGAGGTTATATACGCAACATtcgagatataatataaatatcatgtacattgcacgagatataacatagacatcatcatcacattacttagagcccgatcgagatacatatatagtggcaagtgtcaaatattttgcatacaactcttaattcatacaaaattcacaatttcgagatacaaagtagtcttcatccggttcctcctttgctccgtcatctctacccaccggagctcgcttgcatcggggtccttcatccgagttcctactatgatgaaaatggaagaaagtgagaccaacaagtccgatgcacaagagaaatggaataaatgcctcatacattgttggtcaacacaaatattaacattcggggacggtgtaagtgagaccaagtccgatgcacaagagattgatatttgtgctatcttaccgagctcacttacgccacccccaagtgtacggtgaccaacattttaatcatcggcattttgaaaataccaaagcaaatggaatgacaagggcctcatactttgttggtcgaaacaaatattaacattccgggacggagttagcgagccgaggtaggatgcacaagagattgatatttgtgcaatcacacgaggctcactaacaccgccccgagtgtacggtgaccaagcattttaatcatcggcattttgaaaatctcaaagcaaatggaatgacaaaatggaataagtgcctcatacattgttggtcaacacaaatattaacatttagggatggtgtaagcgaggccgggtaggatgcacaagagattgatatttgtgctatcttaccagagctcacttacgccaccccgagtgtacggtgaccaaacattttaatcatcggcattttgaaaatctcaaagcaaatggaatgaaaaaatagaatatgtgcctcatacattgttggtcaacacaaatactttgcgaagggccccctttccccggtcggcgttcggtcaacgggtgcttgacgacacaacaacgccgatctgcatctccggcgcggaaccacgccggtccctcggctgtccggtgaacgagtccttgatgcaaagaccgtgccggcccgcccgagcattatgccgggccgtgttgccgcgcttcaagccgtgtgtcccgcgccacctgttcgccttcttgccggtgaaccaataggctgatcgttggaataaggaaaccgatgacagccggtcgcaagattaaattgcgatcggccgtcatcggcttccttattccaacgattagtctattcgttcaccgggcaaaaggcgaagagtgcagggcgcatgatcgacacggcccgaagcgcgacaacgagggtcggcatgatgctagggaggctggcaccgtcttggcattaaggactcgttcacgtactcggacggcgagagaagaaaagtggtgctgcaccgaagaggcatgtcggcgttgttgtctcatcaaggactcgttcacggaacggcggccgggaaagggggctcgtctacaaagtatattgcggcgtataggtgaccaaacaatttaatcatcggcactaaaatggaagaaagaccaatgcaattaagaagtagctagtatgaactaaatggaatgcctcatactttgttggtcgaaacaaatatgaaaatcccgggatggcgttagtgaggccaggtaggatgcacaagagattgatatttgtgccatcacaccaggctcactagcgacacccggagtgtacagattgaccgaacattctaatcatcggcactaaaatggaagaaagagccaagtggtatcaactaaatggaatgcctcatactttgttggtcgaaacaaatattaacatccagggatggagtaagtgaggccgggtaggatgcacaagatattgatatttgtgccatcacaccaagcctcacttgctccaccccgagtgtacgagtgatcgaccaaccatctaatcatcgacaagtacaaaaacaccaccaaaccaagcaaccatggtgacataagtcaagatgcacaaacacacatagcatgcatggagcgagatgctccaaagggattattcatcacttggtatatagaccaagtgatgctggcaaaagagaggccaatcaagaaccagtaaatccaagtaagtgatagatatgcctaaacaagcaacaacacatagcatatcccagctaaccggatgagacaagtcttggtagccaacttaatcacctagcaccacctagccttttaaaaccatcgaaacagatcctttttcttcaaaggataccacagtggcattcatttacatgatcccctactcgtggatatctctattttcatcaaagccaacaagaaatagatcataaggcatcaattaaggaggcaaccagggacaaagacatcaattggggtaatgttaaaatgtttgtctccatatttgggagaaatttttaatattggagtctagctaatggaaatcaagaactagtcttgatctccaaatggtgattagagggaatttattcatcttaagcaacattagggacaaatgggatcatgcaagggacttgggtcatttggatcataaggcatcaattaaggaggcaaccagggacaaagggaaacatttgatgatccattatcataggcaacaaagcgagcaacttttcccctctaatctagctagagtccttaaaagaaatccatcataagcatggtcaaatacacatatatagcatggggcagatgctccaaagggattatatattcatcacttggtaatttggagagcaaacaagcagtagccataacactcaatccaataatatagtaatttggatcatagggcatcaattaaggaggcaaccagggacaaagggaaacatttgatgatccagtaagtgcatgacactttgagctaccaagaataaaggccaacagtggataaacatctgctcaaccatttcttgcactagaggaaaagtaaccaacattgaaacttgaacagtcaagtgacactacaatccaataatatagtagcataccataagctcacaacaatccatcaagtaaatcttcacaaggataccacagtagcatagtagcataccataagctcacaagaatccatcattttcttcacaaggataccacagtagcataccatagtagcatttcatgcatttaaatgaaccaagtagcatcaaaaccaaccaaatgtccaactagcaagcaataccaagtgagcaagtcttcattaccttgtacgaggttcggacaaggatttatagaacaagtacGAGAGGCAGAGGcgagaggcatagacaatttctataagcatatagaacactccaatttctataagcatagacaatttcattgtcacatctttctataagcatcactagcagcgagcagcaatgcatatgaacaccatatacaggtacggttcagaacaatttcattgtcacattgtacaggttcaaaacaacatatagaacactccaataagcatcactagcgagcagcagcaatgcatatgaacaccatatgaagcaaaacgattaggggcaatgcatccagagcaacagcagcaatacatccagagcgagcatttcgtcgagcacgttgtgctcgcgcgggggaggaagaggaaggggaggggaggaagagggagggagctcaccgacgacaacaacagttgtggaggagctcaccgacgacgacggcaagggtggaggtcgcggcggctcctccaccttgacgcgacggcggcccctcctcgccgtagcggcagcttgtgctgcaggtggcggggatgggaggagcgtggcggcaggcggccctcgcgtaggaaggcggcggcgacggcgacggcgatggcgacgaccatggcggcgcgcggtgaggagaggggagaggggagaggcgcgcggtacgGATCGAGGTGAACAGGGcgtgggcgggggagggcacgggatgatatagctaagttcccttagttccgtggcgcaccggaacaagtgcgccacggaatcaactacttacgtggcgcaccaaagcaagtgcgccacgaaacagtaatttcgtggcgcagcgcgccgcgtgcgccacgaaatacgtacactgataattgggggtgacaggttgtggggcccgccaagtttttgtggcgcatggtcggctgctgcgccacaaaattaagctgtttctgtggcgcaccttgcctggtgcgccacaaaataaatttctgtggcgcatattttctggtgcgccacagaactaaggtccgcctataagggttttcctactagtgtcgacTTCCTCTCAGCGGTGAAGCCTAGATCTTCTTCTTTCACATGAAGATCTATTATGTTCGGGAGGAACTTGCTTGTCTGGGGCCTCAGCTAGGGCATTGGAAATGGGGAGCATactggaatcttgcaagatgcttGGGTATCTAGGTTTAAGCCTGGTACTTTCACTACGCGAGAAGATTTGCCTACTAACTCTAAGGTGAACTTCTTGTTTAACTCTACTGCTaatgggtggggcatggataaggTACATTATTTCTTTCATAAGCCCATGGTTTTGGCTATCCGGAAGGTTCTGATCAGCAAGTTTGGGGTGATGACTTCGCCTCGTGGCCCATTGATAAGTTCGGCCAGTACACTGTCAAATCAGCATACAACTTGGAAAGAACAGAGAAAATCTTCTCAGAGAAGTGCAGTAAAAGAGAAGAGTGATAGCTTGGATCTCTCATCTCAGGAGAGAGCTGGAAATCAATTTGGAAGATTATTTGTCCAAATAAGATGAAGGTCACTATTTGGGGCGTATGGCCATGATTATCTAGCAATGGGAGTTCAACTTCAGAGATGCAATATTCTGGCTAATGAACGTTGTGTGTTCTGTACACGTCCTGAGACTGTGGAGCATCGGTTCCTCTACTGCTTGTTTACCAATTCCGTCTGTACTGCTATATAGAACCATATACATCTCGAGCTTGGTAAGAGTACCTTCTCAGCTATGAAAAATTGGATCTTCAAGTTTCTTGCTCGGGCCTCCGCGATCCAGGCCACCACTTTGGTGGTCACATGTTGGCACATGTAAGAAATTCACAATGGATGTGAGATCTTGCAGCTTTAGCGTATCAAAATAAATGTGTATGTGGACAGTATTGTGCAGCACTGTTTCAAATCTGGTTCAACTAATATGTGTGATTCCTCCTCGGTGCCTTATTGGAGTCCACCACCGGTTGATCAGGTATGTGTGAATTTGATGCTGCTATCTTAGAAGATATGAACTGTATGGGCCGGGGTGTGGTCGTGCGTGATCACACTGGATCTTCGAGGTTGTCATGCAACGAGGGGGGTCAGTGGTGTTCTTCCACCTGAACTGGCTGAGGCCACTACTATCCGGCAAGCCCTGGTAATCACGAAGGACAAAGGCTTCAACCGAATTATATTGCCTTTGGATTGTCTCACGGTGATCAAGAAAATTAGGTCCTCTTTGAAGGACTGTTCTGAGTATTGGTTCAGTGGAAGGCGATAGCAGACACCTGGCCTCTGGTTTCTCTTCTTGTGTTTTCAAGCATGTTGGACGCAAGTTAAATGGTGCGGCGCAATAATTTTTTGGCTAGGCATAGTGAGTGTGATATTTGTAATATTTCCTTTGATGTTGTCCCGGATTATATCCAGGGAGTACTTTGTAATGATGTGATTTAGTTGATAAAGTGCCAATTTCCCACAAAAAAAGATTGTGATGAAATGATTTTTGTAAagtaaccacatatttcattagatAATCTGTTTACAAAGATTACACACGTGGTAACTATAGgatttcgtagcatagaaaacaaaaaattcctacacaATAAAGAATAAaccaccaagatctaatctaggagATGCATGTAACGATGCGGTAGCATGTAACAATGCGGTAGAATGTAACAATGCAATAACTTGATTTGCATACCGTTGCCAATCGGGTGCGGAAGCTTAACGGTTGGTGTCGATGTAGACGATCACGATCCGTTCAATCTTGGTGATCCAACTCGATCAACTTCGTCGCTTGTGCAACGGTTCCGAGGTGATGCACGCACACGGTTTGACGATGCTGGCTCATTCTTGTTCTAGCAAGTTGGGGTCGAGGTAGAGAGATCACTCCAGTGTGACGACAGCGTGACTACGAACTTGGTGCAAATCCAGCAGGGCTTCGCCCGAAATATATTTTCGGAGTTCCCCAGAATTAGGGTTCTGGCGAGATTCCGGCAATCACCGGCGGAGGATCGAGGGACAACAGAGGTAAACGGCGGAGGACCCTGGCAAGGACGGGTGACGACCGGCGGTAGAGACAAGGCCAGCGATGGACGGTGGCTGGCGGCAAGGCGGGTGGCTGGCGACGgcttggcggcggcgctaggcctGGGTAGCTCGGAGCTGCGTGGCTTTTGTGGACTTGTGATATTGTGCCCAGCCCCGGGGGTATATAAAGGATCGGACCCGAGAGGCCGTAGGACCTCTGAATCCTAATTAGACTCTCGGTCAAACCTTGTCATACTCATACTGGAACCAAATAAGGAAGTCCCCAAGTAATCGGAATAGGAATAGGAAAGCTCATCCCTGCCATTCCCAAACCAAATGGAGGGAGGActctccctctcccactcggCCACGGTAGCCAGTAGGCCAGCTAGCCCACTTGGCGcgtgggtgggtcccaccttACCCTAGGCTTGGTGGGTTCCCCCCTTTCAGAACTTTCCGGTACAACCGAAAAATCCGGAACTTTCTGGAACCATTCTGATACTTCCATATATGTTCCTATAGGTTTGTCGCCCTTCCGAATCCATCCATgatttcgtagcatagaaaacaaaaatttcctaccacaagaacgaataacaagccaagatctaatctagtagatggtagcaacgaggtgaagatcaacataccctcgaagatcgctaagcgttaacgagataaatctcgtggtggatgtagtcgatcacttgccgctttcaacagcgcgtagaagatcttgacggtgccacaatcgggcaacacctccgcacttggtcacacgtacggtgttgatgacgatgtccttctccccgttccagtgggcagcagatgtagtagatcctccacgGAATCCAACAACACGATGGCGTGGTCacgatggtggtggagatctccggcagggcttcgcctaagcactacgggagaatcgggaggagggaggtggctagggtttggggagagggggcacttggggcgccggccttgatgcccttgggtggtgctgctggtgtggtggccggccccctccctctctccctcattatataggtggaaccccaagggttagcccaatgattcgaataagagtccaactaaaaaacttaccaaagggtgaaacctagggggagtgggactccctcctttccttcttccttggccggccaaggtggtggagtccaccatggactccaccttccctcttggttggctggttagggttggtggagtccatccgggactccaccttccatggtgatttcttcctgaaggttctagaacattctagcgccttccataaatgcaccggatcatttccaaacttggaaagtgacttcctatatatgaatcttattctccggaccattccggaactcctcgtgatgtcctagatcccatccgagactccgaacaacattcaaactccattccatattccatatctacttaaaacgacatcaaaccttaagtgtgtcacactacggttcgagaactatgtggacatgatcaagactcctctccgatcaataactaatagcgggacctggagatccataatagctcccacatattcaacgatgacttcgtgatcgaaagaaccatttacatacgataccgattccctttgtcatgcgatactttacatgtccgaggttcgattatcggtatctccatacctagttatacctcgttaccgacaagtactatttactcgtaccgtggtatgtcatatcttgtgacctagtcacatgcttgcaagctaatcagacgacattccaccgagagggcccagagtatatctatccgtcatcgggatggacaaatcccactcttgatccatatgcctcaactcacactttccgaatacttaatccgatatttataaccacccatttacgcaatggaatttgatgtaatcaaagcatccttctggtgtaagtgatttacatgatctcatggtcgaaggactaggtaactatgtatcgaaagcttatagcaagttgaacttaatgacttgatctcatgctatgcttactatgggtgtgtccatcacatcattcacctaatgatatgatcttgttattaataacatcctatgttcatgatcaggaaaccatgatcatctattaatcaacaagctagttaaatgagagtctcactagggactctggttgtttacacaacacacatgtatcaatgtttccggttaatacaattatagcatggagtgtaaacatttatcatgacactaagatataacaataactattttattattgcctctcgggcatttctccaacagtctcccacttgcactagagtcaataatctagtttacatttgtaaagatataacaccttggccttctggtgcttatcatgttttgctcacgggagaggtctcagtcaacggatctgacacgctcagaaacgtatgtactttgcaattcatttgcgtctcaacgcatcactcattttccaaatgagtcggctttaatcatatatgttcagtcttctggtggaaccttaattccgcggtctgaaatatgtcactaatattgtcacacacaatatagcttcaaagttctgacactatcggaactacaccaagttctcaaagaacttctcgactttaacatcctcagtcattgtcaaaacaatgacatactctgccttcgtttgtagaatccgtcacaatatttagaactcatctaaatctagcattgtgctaccttttaatgaacacttagcctaacTGATATCTGGAattaatttttatatgtgaccaaactaatattggtgcaacaccttacatcgatttgtttgtcatttccccatacaaaactaatatctttggttcttctaaagcactcagggatattcttattgttgtccaatgatcatcacatgaatcattctggtatatgctcctaactctttagaacacatgacatctgattgtgtacatattatttgtgatctaaaaatcactcatgtgtttttactcattgagtgtcagatacactcaagtcttgttaaaccttcacatgaaaaagagcgccttcttaatatttttatattgaacaacTTCAATATTCAatctatgtactttaacttaaacttattatgtgtttcaatctatcttcatagatcttgacactaaatatgtttcagtccatatcttttcatgaagttaattctcaatgaaaccttttaatcacatgaagtatataattacatcatttataatcaatgatatgtcatccacatataatattataaccatgtctcaacgctcccacttaatttcttgcaaatgcaagcatcttcatcatttctgatgaaatcaaaaactctttgactatttcatccggtgaagattccaactccgcgatactcacttcatccaattgaagtttgtatacctatctagtattccacggaccagcaaaactcttggttgtatctagtatacatccttaatacacacttctggaaggtatgtatttctgccatcctacaaacatatctcataaaagaaatatgtagtggctactagaataatccatatagacttgctacggaagatctaatcttatcgtagtcaactctttgaactttgtcgtaaaaaaCTTTTCGATGAGTCgaacttcttcaaggatattgcatccaagtccatcaattttatagatccatttactttcaaaaagtattcacctatcttggatttcatggcgcatagccattttaacggagtcagggcccatcataacttctttgtatgtagttggtttatcattgttcaaaatcaatactttgtacacaaatcatttatttgatcacaaagtaaaccacatctacaaggttcaataggtactttgatctccatgactataacactttgtagacatgggagccatgatcgtcgtggccgcttccggaaccatttccgatgctgcgctactctgatcatcaggttcatgaaccttatcaagttccattgtcctcccactcaaatacttcgctagaaaacaatttattgaaaataagcaagtaacattaacaaacacttttgtcttttacttcatagtggaaagaattcccaatttgttctctgggacaacaacaaagacattcatccggttttggttgtaaactcatttacttatgctatgcataccaaaatttaagaaaggactattagggtttatacccatgccataactcgtatggtgt contains:
- the LOC124666941 gene encoding uncharacterized protein LOC124666941, with product MSDHHLAGEHHPSPASTALGTLLLLPSELLHEILIRLALPELLRVRSVARPLSHLISSADFRRFYHLSSASSGPAPAAAWLLIFKKLPPRGAALRGFHGPSGRWFRIPVSDIISPAVPPGEDLYFLAASGSSFLFAANGRRELVVVDLSSQSARRLPPSPLGPRGTSSWRRFGLKLVADPPGSNRFRFMFAELVNNTPFLFEYQSDTDTWRSSEAALVAGPSAPAGPDGTYLCAAHAGPDCVMVYSGPGADRPVFFRPRFPHNLGGHGDRLHVYGDGSAVVVRSTAVEARTKVVAGVELYGFGPEVGGDWQLVSTVPAELVEGFRKPYAVMTGLLAEREGVIRLILISNCRGAWDLVWLSYDPASAEWRWVPVPDWGGVKGLNMAGIAVSSTFSRLWPPAPSSPAICR